Genomic window (Funiculus sociatus GB2-C1):
TTTTCCCTGATTTCGCAAATTCCTGTGGAACTACGAAGGGAAATAAAAGCGATCGCACTCAACGGAACTTCTTCTACTGTAATGTTATGCGATCGCGCTGGCAATCCTGTTGTTGAACCTATCCTCTACAACGATGCGCGGGGGGTGGAAATGATGGATAATTTGAAGGAAATTGCCCCACCAAATCACACAGTATTAAGTGCTACTTCCAGCCTGGCAAAACTTCTCTGGTATCTAAAGGCCCTCCCACCTGACAAAGGGGAAAACAGGAAAAATTATTTCTTGCATCAGGCGGATTGGTTGGCGTTTTTGTTGCATGGAAAACTAGGAATAAGCGATTATCACAATGCTTTGAAATTGGGTTACGATGTCGAATATTTGTGTTATCCTCAATGGTTGCAAAATCTGGAATTACCAGTTTATCTTCCCAAAGTTCTTGCGCCTGGTACACCTGTTGCTGAATTAACACCTGAGATTGCTGCTAACTTTCAATTCCCGAAAGATTGTGTGGTGTGTGCTGGCACAACTGATAGTATTGCGGCGTTTCTCGCCAGTGGTGCTAAGTCTCCCGGCGAAGCTAGTACCTCGCTAGGTTCTACTCTGGTGCTGAAGTTGTTGAGTCACACTCGTGTTGATGATGCGCGTTACGGAATTTACAGTCATCGACTGGGAGATTTGTGGTTAGTTGGCGGTGCGTCTAATACTGGTGGTGCGGTACTGCGAAAATTTTTTACTGATACGGAGTTAGAAAGTTTTAGCTGTCAGATTGATGCAGAGAAAGAAAGTTTACTTGATTATTATCCGTTATTAAAAGAGGGCGATCGCTTCCCTATTAATGACCCCCATTTACCACCAAAACTAGAACCGCGTCCAGATAATCCAGTAGAATTTCTGCATGGTTTGTTGGAAAGTATTGCCCGAATTGAAACACGGGGTTATCAATTATTACAACAGTTGGGTAGCACGCAGTTGAGCGGAGTTTATACTGCTGGGGGTGGTGCGAAAAATTCTGTTTGGACTGCAATTCGTGCGCGTTATCTTCAGGTGCCGATTGTTACACCGATTCATTCTGAAGCTGCTTATGGTAGTGCGCTTTTGGCTAGGGGTATAAATATGAACCGCCCAGGCGCGGAGGAATGAACCGCGTTGGCGGATGTATATTTATAGCGTTTCTTGGTTGGGTGAAAATATATCGCGGTTGTTTTGTTTCCGCAACCTTGGTAAGGACATGGCATTGCCATGTCCTTACAGATGTATCGCACCCAAGCCTTGAATTGCTATAGCTACTCGACTCTTTGGAGTTTGGCAATTTTGGGATCGATGATTTTTTGCCCGACGCTTGGGAATTTGATTGCTACGGAGATTTTGTTTCCTTGTCCGAAAATGTGGGTGATGTTACCAACGCCAAAAGCTGAGTGAAGAACGCGATCGCCTACTTTCCAATTATGATTACCATTGGTTGCCGCCGTTTGGGATTTTGCCGGGGCGGTGGTGCGATTAACTTTTGTTATTCCACTTAGTAATTCTTTGGGCAACTCTTTGAGAAATTGCGAACTAACAGCAGGTTCGCGGGAACCCCATAGGCGACGTTCGCTGGCATGGGTGAGATACAATCTTTCTTGAGCGCGGGTGATGCCGACATAACACAAACGCCGTTCTTCTTCTAGTTGCGCTGGATCGTTTAAGGTGCGGTTATGGGGTAGTAATCCCTGTTCCATTCCTACTAAAAACACTACTGGGAATTCTAGCCCTTTGGCAGAGTGCAATGTCATCATAGAAAGGCGCGATTCTCCTTCTTTCAAATCATCTAAGTCAGAAGATAAGGAAGCATTTTGGAGAAAACTTTCTAATTTTGTGTCTTCATTTTCTTGTTCAAATTGTTGCACCGCGTTGAAAAGTTCTTGGACGTTTTCTAGTCGGTTTTGCGCTTCATCGGTGCCTTGGGTTTTCAAATCCTGAATATAACCAGAATTTTCCATTATTCCCTGAACAATTTCCGATGCTGGTAGGATTTCTAGTTGGTTCTGCCAGTGGCAAATCATTTCGACAAAACGCGCGATCGCTTTGGCAGCACGTCCAGCTAATGTGTTAACTGAAGTCTCATCTTTGAGGATTTCCCACATCGACACGCCTAACTCTTGGGAAACGCCTGCGATCGCATCTAATGTAGCTTTGCCTATCCCGCGTCGTGGTGTATTAATCACTCGCTGCAAACTAACTGTATCCGCAGGGTTGACAATTAGCCGCAAATATGCAACCGCATCTTTAATTTCTTTCCGGTCGTAGAACTTCAAACCCCCGACTATTGTATAAGGTACACCGCCGCGCACCAAGCATTCTTCAAAAGCGCGAGATTGAGCGTTGGTGCGATAAAGTATGGCAAAGCTACCCCAGTTTAATTCGGGATTTTGGTGTTCTAGATGGCGAATTTGAGTGACGACAAATTCGGCTTCCGCAATTTCATTGTCGCCTTTATAACAAAAAATAAGTTCGCCAGCGCCGCGTGTCGCTTTCAACACTTTGTCAATGCGCTGAGTATTATTTTCAATCAGTTGATTAGCCGCTTGCAGAATATTTTCTCTGGAACGATAGTTTTCTTCCAGTTTTACCATTGTGCGGGTGTCGTCATCTGGCAAACCGTCGCCAAAATTATCCTGAAATTCCAGCAGAATTGTAAAATCTGCCATGCGGAAACTATAAATAGATTGATCCGCATCACCAACTACAAAAACCGAGCGATCGCGCCAACTCCATTCACTTTTTTCTGTCTTTCCATCTGTTACTAACAAGCGAATCAAATCGTACTGAATTCGGTTAGTATCTTGATATTCATCTACTAGAATATGATGAAACTTGCGGTGCCAGTAACCCAATACTTGCTCATTTTGCTCAAACAATTTGACTGGAACCATAATCAAATCGTCAAAATCTAGGGCGTTGTTTTCTGCAAGTTTATCTTGGTAGAGACTGTAAACTTGAGCAATCGTCCGTCCGCGAAAATTCGGTTGTTCGGCGGCAAACTCTTGAGGAGAAAATCCCTGATTTTTGGCGTTGCTGATGGTATAGCGCACCGAACGCGGTTCAAACTTTTTCTCATCCAAGTTTAGTTGTTTGGTGACAATCTCTTTTACCAAACTTTGAGAATCGGAATCGTCAAAAATGGAAAAGTTTCGCGTCCACTTGCGTCCTTTTTCATCCTGATATTTCTCAATATCAAAGCGGAGAATTCGGGAAAAAAGACTGTGAAAGGTTCCAATCCACAAATCTTTGATGTAAAGTTTGTAAACACGCGATCGCAACCGGGTTTGTTCATCCGCAGGTAACGCTGACAACGGCTTACCGTATTGCTTCTCCGCTAACTGCGCGGCGAACAGCTTTTCCATCCGTTCCTTCATTTCCCGTGCGGCTTTATTGGTAAAAGTCACCGCCAGGATATTTTCCGGATCTACCCCGTGCTGCAAAATTAGATTAGCAATTCGATAAGTTAGCGCGCGTGTTTTGCCGCTCCCGGCGCCAGCAACGACAAGCAAGGGGCCTTCGTAATGTTCGACGGCGAGGCGTTGACTGGGGTTGAGGTGGCTAAGGAAGTTAGTAGTGGTAGTCATAGTTAGACTGGAGGGATGCGATCGCAAGTGTGCCTTTTCAGCAGACGGGTAGAGTCGCTATTGGCAAGGCTACACTATCGTATCTAAACTCGGTTAAGAACGATTTACTTTTCTAGTTCGTCGGGGTGCAATAGGCTCTACACACCAAAATAGCAACGTTGTCGGCACTAAACTTGTAGCAGTGGAGGAAGGAAGTGTAATGGTCGAAAATTTTAATCAGCCTAGACCCGATGATTCAGGCATAGCTCCCAAAAAGATTCTTGTGGTTGATGACGATCCTGCTATTCGGAATTTAGTTTATCGCTTTTTAGGTCAGCAAAATTATTTAATGGAGTCCGCCGGAGACGGTAAGACTGCTTTGGCAAGGTTTGAACAATTCCAACCCGATTTGGTGATTCTAGATGTAATTTTGCCTGACATTATCGGCTATGAGGTTTGTCAGCAAATGAAAAAAAGCCGCACGGGTACTCTTGTCATGCTGCTGACCGGACTAGCGGATGTAGAACACCAAGTTACAGGATTAGAGTGGGCTGATGCCTATGTTACCAAGCCTTTCCATCTGCGACTATTGGAAAAACAAGTGCAGGCTCTTTTGCGTTTCCTCCAGCCTCCAGTCCATCCTGAGGAACGGAAGCGTTTTGTGTTTGAGAAGTTGGTGATTGACCCGGTGAGCCGTGAGGTAACGTTTGACAATCAAATTGTATCGTTAACCGCCTTGGAATTTGATCTGCTGCATTTTTTAGCGAAGCATTCCAAGCAGGCGTTGAGTCGCAAGGATCTGATTAGAGACGTTTGGGGTCATGAATTTGTCGCAGATGAACGGGTTGTTGACGTTCATATCGGTCAAATTCGCCGGAAGCTGGAACCGAATATTAGTAAGCCGATATTTATTCATACCGTCCGGGGTTTTGGCTACAAGTTTGAGCCGCCTAGCCCCACTCAGAATAAAAATGTTCAATTAATGGGATAGTTAAGCAGGCGCGATCGCTTCTCACTGATATTGTGGTGACAGAGAGTGCGATCGCTCAAGAGAAAAACTTCTCAGCTTTCTAGATTATCCTTCTGGTGGCATCACTACTCGTTGTGCCAAACCCAGCTTTTTCAGGATTGTAATCGCCCACCAAGTCATGTCGATTTCCCACCACTGCCATCCTGCCTTCGCCACATTCGGATAAGCATGGTGATTATTGTGCCATCCTTCGCCGTAGGTAAGCAATGCTGCCCACCAAAGATTACGGGAATTGTCTTCAGAAGTGAATGTGCGGTAGCCTGTCATGTGGGTTGCCGAATTAATCAACCAAGTGCTGTGCCACAGTAAAACTGCTCGCACAAATATGCCATAAATTACAAACGACCAACCGCCAAGCAGGTAAAGTAAAAGTCCCAAGGGCAGCTGAAGCAGCAAAAAGTTTTTATTCAGCCAACGGTAAAAGGGATCGCGATCTAAATCTGGAGCTAAGCGCTTATAAGATTCATAGTCGAAAGTTTCTCCTTGCGGGTAAAACAACCACAGCATATGACTCCACCAAAATCCTCGTCGTGCAGAGTAAGGATCTTTGTCCACATCCTCGGTGTGTAGGTGGTGCATCCGGTGTCCAGCTACCCAAAAGATCGGCCCGCCTTGCAGTGCTAACGATCCGATGAAAGTGATTGCATACTCCAGAGGCTTTGGCACCTGCAAGCTGCGGTGCGTTAGCAATCGGTGATAACCCAAACAAATGCCAATGCTACCGAACAGCCAGTGTAAAAAAATTGCTACGCCCAGCGCCGACCAGGAAAAGAACCAAGGTGCTAATAATGCCAGTGCATGAAATGCACCGAAGAAGGCCACATTTATCCAAGACAGGGTGCCATATTCACCCCTGTTGGGAGCCGTTTCCGTATTAGAAGTCATGAAAATCCTCAAAGGTGACTACAATCCATCAGCACCATTGAGTACAGCGCTGATTTCTGATTTGCTCTCGTCACTGGCTGTACACTTGCCGGGTTAGCAAGGTACAGTGGAAAGAAGAGATGCAAGTGCTACTTACATTACTTTAACAACTTTTTGCAGATTGTGCAAGTAACGCTTGCATTTTATTTATGTCAACTCCGCGAAATCCCACCCGGCAACGTTTAATCGATGCCGCATTAAAGCTATTTGCCGCCCAAGGCGTGACCGAAACAACTACCAAACAGATTGCCGAATTAGCAGATGTCAATGAAGTAACCCTGTTTCGTCACTTTGGCAATAAACACGGGCTGCTGTTAGCCGTAATTCAAGAAGCTGCGGTGTTTGCCCAGTTAGGTCAAACGCTG
Coding sequences:
- a CDS encoding FGGY-family carbohydrate kinase, which produces MNLYLGLDFGTSGARAIVIDADCNIHAEAQYPFAAGADLAASWEKALFSLISQIPVELRREIKAIALNGTSSTVMLCDRAGNPVVEPILYNDARGVEMMDNLKEIAPPNHTVLSATSSLAKLLWYLKALPPDKGENRKNYFLHQADWLAFLLHGKLGISDYHNALKLGYDVEYLCYPQWLQNLELPVYLPKVLAPGTPVAELTPEIAANFQFPKDCVVCAGTTDSIAAFLASGAKSPGEASTSLGSTLVLKLLSHTRVDDARYGIYSHRLGDLWLVGGASNTGGAVLRKFFTDTELESFSCQIDAEKESLLDYYPLLKEGDRFPINDPHLPPKLEPRPDNPVEFLHGLLESIARIETRGYQLLQQLGSTQLSGVYTAGGGAKNSVWTAIRARYLQVPIVTPIHSEAAYGSALLARGINMNRPGAEE
- the pcrA gene encoding DNA helicase PcrA, whose protein sequence is MTTTTNFLSHLNPSQRLAVEHYEGPLLVVAGAGSGKTRALTYRIANLILQHGVDPENILAVTFTNKAAREMKERMEKLFAAQLAEKQYGKPLSALPADEQTRLRSRVYKLYIKDLWIGTFHSLFSRILRFDIEKYQDEKGRKWTRNFSIFDDSDSQSLVKEIVTKQLNLDEKKFEPRSVRYTISNAKNQGFSPQEFAAEQPNFRGRTIAQVYSLYQDKLAENNALDFDDLIMVPVKLFEQNEQVLGYWHRKFHHILVDEYQDTNRIQYDLIRLLVTDGKTEKSEWSWRDRSVFVVGDADQSIYSFRMADFTILLEFQDNFGDGLPDDDTRTMVKLEENYRSRENILQAANQLIENNTQRIDKVLKATRGAGELIFCYKGDNEIAEAEFVVTQIRHLEHQNPELNWGSFAILYRTNAQSRAFEECLVRGGVPYTIVGGLKFYDRKEIKDAVAYLRLIVNPADTVSLQRVINTPRRGIGKATLDAIAGVSQELGVSMWEILKDETSVNTLAGRAAKAIARFVEMICHWQNQLEILPASEIVQGIMENSGYIQDLKTQGTDEAQNRLENVQELFNAVQQFEQENEDTKLESFLQNASLSSDLDDLKEGESRLSMMTLHSAKGLEFPVVFLVGMEQGLLPHNRTLNDPAQLEEERRLCYVGITRAQERLYLTHASERRLWGSREPAVSSQFLKELPKELLSGITKVNRTTAPAKSQTAATNGNHNWKVGDRVLHSAFGVGNITHIFGQGNKISVAIKFPSVGQKIIDPKIAKLQRVE
- a CDS encoding winged helix-turn-helix domain-containing protein; protein product: MAPKKILVVDDDPAIRNLVYRFLGQQNYLMESAGDGKTALARFEQFQPDLVILDVILPDIIGYEVCQQMKKSRTGTLVMLLTGLADVEHQVTGLEWADAYVTKPFHLRLLEKQVQALLRFLQPPVHPEERKRFVFEKLVIDPVSREVTFDNQIVSLTALEFDLLHFLAKHSKQALSRKDLIRDVWGHEFVADERVVDVHIGQIRRKLEPNISKPIFIHTVRGFGYKFEPPSPTQNKNVQLMG
- a CDS encoding acyl-CoA desaturase, coding for MTSNTETAPNRGEYGTLSWINVAFFGAFHALALLAPWFFSWSALGVAIFLHWLFGSIGICLGYHRLLTHRSLQVPKPLEYAITFIGSLALQGGPIFWVAGHRMHHLHTEDVDKDPYSARRGFWWSHMLWLFYPQGETFDYESYKRLAPDLDRDPFYRWLNKNFLLLQLPLGLLLYLLGGWSFVIYGIFVRAVLLWHSTWLINSATHMTGYRTFTSEDNSRNLWWAALLTYGEGWHNNHHAYPNVAKAGWQWWEIDMTWWAITILKKLGLAQRVVMPPEG